In Chiroxiphia lanceolata isolate bChiLan1 unplaced genomic scaffold, bChiLan1.pri scaffold_61_arrow_ctg1, whole genome shotgun sequence, the genomic window cccccaaattttcctccatttcccccaaattccccccaaatcccccaaattccccccaaattccccccaaattcccccaaattccccccaaaatcccctcaaatcccccccaaattcccccaaaTTCCCTCAATTCCTACAAATTCCTCCCTCCAAATTCCCTGAAATTCCCCCAAATTCCTGCAATTCCCACAAAccttcccccaaatcccccgaattccccccaaattccccccaaaatcccccccaaatccccccaaattccccccgGAATTCCCCCAAATTTTCCTCAGATTCTCCCGaattccccaaatccccccaaaattcccccccCAAATCATCCAAATTCCTGCAAATTTCTCCCTGGATCTCCCAAATTCCTGCGAATTctccccaaaattccccccaaaattccccaaatccccccaaaattccccccaaacccctttttttccccctttccccccccttccccccctccctttttccctgctctggatCCTCCTCGGAAAACCCGGATTTGCCGTTGTCCCAAATCCCGGCTTTTCTCCCCAAATCCTTTCGTTTTTAATCccctggttaaaaaaaaaaaccacaaaaccacgGATTTTCCGAGGGCAAAACACGGGATTTCGGGGCCGTTGGCGCCCAAAAATCACCGTTTTTAGGGATTTTCGGGGAATTTGGGATTAATCCCGACCCATCCCGGGCCCCCCCCCGGGGGTTGGAAAACCGGAATTCCGGGGGCAAGTCCCTCGAATTGGGGCGAATCCGTCGGAATTCAGGAAAATCCCCCTGAAAATTGGGGTGAATCCGTCGGGATTTGGGAAAATCCCCCTGAAAATTGGGGCGAATCCGTCGGGATTTGggaaaatccccccaaaattgGGGCGAATCCATCGGGATTTAGGGAAAATCCCCCTGAAAATTGGGGTGAATCCATCGGGATTTAGGAAAATCCCCCTGAAAATTGGGGCGAATCCGTCGGGATTTGggaaaatccccccaaaattgGGGCGAATCCATCGGGATTTAGGGAAAATCCCCCTGAAAATTGGGGTGAATCCATCGGGATTTAggaaaatccccccaaaattgGGGCGAATCCATCGGGATTTGGGAAAATCCCCCCCCACCCCGATGTGGGGCTGAACCTGACCCCCAAGTGTCgtccccccccaacccccccatcCCTTTTCCAGGGGTTTTTCCGGCTCGTTCCGGAGGTTTTGAAAGGGTTTAATTAACGGGGGGGGGGTAATTAAGGGATTAATTAATGGGATTAATTagggcggggaggggagggggggagggcagagcaaGGGGGGTCCTGTGGGGCAGAGTTGTGGGGCTGGAATGGGGCTGGAATGGGGTTGGAATGGGGCTGTGGGGCCGAGTTATGGGGCAGAGTTGTGGGGCAGAGTTGTGGGGCTGCAATGAGGTTGGAATGGGGTTGGaatggggctgtggggcagagtTATGGGGCAGAGTTgtggggctggaatgagattGGAATGGGGCTGGAATGGGGCTGTGGGGCCGAGTTATGGGGCAGAGTTGTGGGGCTGCAATGGGGCTGGAATGGGGTTGGAATGGGGCCAAGTTatggggcagagctgtggggctgagctgtaGGGCTGGAATGGGGCTGGAATGGGGTTGTGGGGCTGAGTTatggggctgagctgtggggctggaatGGGGCTGGAATGGGGTTGTGGGGCTGAGTTatggggctgagctgtggggctggaatGGGGCAGTTCCGgggcagggaagagggggaTGTGTGGGGTGAGGTGTGGGGCAGAGCGAGGGGGATGTGTGGGGCAGTTCTGGGGGTGaagtggggctgtggggctgagctgtggggctgcaatggggcagttctggggcagggaaaggggggtGTAGGGCTGAGttctggggcagagcagggggatgtgtggggcaggggggcacAGTTATGGGGTGAAGTGGGGCTGCGGGGCTGAGCTCTGGGGTGGAGttctggggcagagcaggggggaaTGTGTGGGGCAgagccccccccggccccacaGCGCTGCCCCACGGGccgccctgccctgctctgtggggctgggatggatccAGGATGGATCTGTGGGGCCAGGATGgatctgtggggctgggattGATCTGTGGGGCCGGGATGGATCTGGGATTGATCTGTGGGGCCAggatgtggggctgggatggatccAGGATGGATCTGTGGGGCCAGGATGgatctgtggggctgggattgatctgtggggctgggatggatctGGGATTGATCTGTGGGGCCGGGATGTGGGACTGGGATGgatctgtggggctgggatgaATCCAAGATGGATCCGTGGGGCCAGGATTGATCTGTGGGGCCGGGATGGATCCatggggctgggatgtggggctgggatggatccGTGGGGCCGGGATGTGGGGCCGGGATGGATCCGGGATggtccttcccccccccctcccccgatGGTTTtgggttcccccccccctccatccccgTTTCCATGGAAACCGCGCGGTTGCCGAGGAGGAGCCGGGAACGCCCCCGCACCCAAAACCCCCCCCCCGGAACGGGGAGCGACCCCCGGGGCCAGCCCGGCCCCACagatccatcccagccccacagatcCATCCCAGTCCCATatcccagccccacagatccatcccagccccacagatcGGACCCAGCCCCACAGATCAGACCCAGCCCCACAGATCCATCCCAGTCCCATatcccagccccacagatcTGACCCACAGATCCCTCCCGAACTCCCAAAACCTCCCCAGAACAGGGAGCGACCCCCAGAGTGAGCCCGGACCCACAGATCAGACCCAGACCCACAGATGCCATCCAGACCCACAAATCCCATCCAGACCCACAGATCCCACCCACAGATCGATCCCGGCCCCACAGATCAGACCCAGACCCACAGATCCCACCCACAGATCCCTCTCgaacccccaaacctccccccGAACAGGGACCGACCCCTGGAGCAAGCCCAGACCCACAGATCCCACCCAGCCCCACAGATCTGTCCCTGACCCACAGATCCCACCCACAGATTGATCCCcgaacccccccccccggaaCAGGAAGCAAGCCCCGGAGTGAGCCCAGCCCCCCAGATCCATCCCAGCCCCCCAGATCCATCCCAGCCCCCCagatccatcccagccccacagatcTGTCCCTGACCCACagatccatcccagccccacatcccaaCCCCACAGCCCACCCAGGCCTCCCACCCCTCATTCTGACCCCGCTGTGCCCCCACagcctcttcccctcccctcacagccccacGGAtccaccccagccccacagatcCACCCCGACCCAACAGATCCATCCCGatcccacagctcagccccatAGATCCGTGCCAGCTCCTCGCATCCATCACAACCCCACGGATCCACCTCAGCCCCACGGATCCATCCCGACCCCACGGATCCATCCTgacccccatcctgccccactgagccctccctccccccacaGCCTCTCCACCCCCGCCATGGCTGGATCCCAACCCCACGGATCCACCCCAGCCCCACGGATCCATCCCaatcccacatcccaccccccatcccacctcactgacccctccctccccctgcagCCTCTCCGCCCCCACCATGGCCACCTTGGGCCCCACggatccatcccagccccacgGATCCATCCCAATCCCACATCCCAATCCCACATCCCGCCCCATtgacccctccctgccctccttccccctgcagcctctctgcccCCGCCATGGCTGGATCCCACCCCCACGgatccatcccaaccccacATCCCAACCCCACATCCCAACCCCACATCCCGCCCCACTGATCCCTCCTTCCCCCCGCAGCCTCTCCGCCCCCGTCATGGCTGGATCCCAACCCCACGGATCCATCCCACCCCCATGgatccatcccaaccccacATCCCAACCCCACATCCCaaccccacatcccacccccaCATCCCAACCCCACATCCCAACCCCACATCCCGCCCCACTgatccctccttcccccccgCAGCCTCTCCGCCCCCGCCATGGCTGGATCCCACCCCCACGgatccatcccaaccccacATCCCaaccccacatcccacccccaTGGATCCATCCCACATCCCGCCCCACTgacccctcccctccccccgcAGCCTCTCCGCCCCCGCCATGGCCGCCGTgggcgcggcggcggccgcctGGCTCCTGGTGGCCCCGCGGCTCTCCGGGGCGTCCCCCGATGGCTCCGCCACCAACGGGACGTGCCGCGGCTCGGCGCGGTGCCAGCCCGGCGTCCTCCTGCCCGTGTGGCAGCCGGACGAGCCGGCGGCGGGCGACAAGGCGGCGCGGGCCATCGTCTACTTCGTGGCCATGATGTACCTGTTCCTGGGCGTGTCCATCATCGCCGACCGCTTCATGGCCTCCATCGAGGTGATCACGTCGCGCGAGAAGGAGATCACGGTGACCAAGGCCAACGGCGAGACCAGCGTGGGCACCGTGCGCATCTGGAACGAGACGGTCTCCAACCTGACGCTGATGGCGCTCGGCTCGTCGGCGCCCGAGATCCTGCTCTCGCTCATCGAGGTGTGCGGGCACCGCTTCCAGGCGGGCGAGCTGGGCCCCGGCACCATCGTGGGCAGCGCCGCCTTCAACATGTTCGTGGTGATCGCCGTGTGCGTCTACGCCATCCCGGCGGGCGAGAGCCGCCGCATCAAGCACCTGCGCGTCTTCTTCGTCACGGCCTCCTGGAGCATCTTCGCCTACATCTGGCTCTACCTCATCCTGGCCGTCATCACGCCGGGCGTGGTGCAGGTGTGGGAGGCCTTCCTCACCCTGCTCTTCTTCCCGGCCTGCGTCGTCTTCGCCTGGGCGGCCGACAAGCGCCTGCTCTTCTACAAGTACGTCTACAAGCGCTACCGCGCCGACCCGCGCAGCGGCATCATCATCGGCGCCGAGGCCGAGCGCCCGCCCAAGGACGTGGAGGCCGACGGCGGCTTCCCCgcggcgccggccccgccggaGCCCGAGGGCTCGGCGGCGTCGCCGTCGCCCACGCCCGAGGAGCGGGAGCTGGACGAGAGCCGGCGCGAGGTCATCCAGATCCTCAAGGACCTCAAGCAGAAGCACCcggagaaggagctggagcagctggtggaCGCCGCCAACTACGTGGCGCTGGTGCACCAGCAGAAGAGCCGCGCCTTCTACCGCATCCAGGCCACGCGCCTCATGACCGGCGCCGGCAACGTGCTGAAGAAGCACGCGGCCGAGGCGGCGCGGCGCTCGCCGGCGGCGCCGGGCGAGGacgacgaggaggaggaggaggacgaggcCTGCAGCCGCATCTTCTTCGAGCCCTGCCTCTACCACTGCCTGGAGAACTGCGGCTCGGTGACGCTGGCCGTGGCCTGCGAGCAGGGCGTGGGCGCCAACCAGACCTTCTACGTGGACTTCCGCACCGAGGACGGCTCGGCCAAGGCGGGCTCGGACTACGAGTACAGCGAGGGCACCCTCATCTTCAAGCCGGGCGAGACGCGCAAGGAGCTGGCCATCGGCATCATCGACGACGACATCTTCGAGGAGGACGAGCACTTCTTCGTGCGCCTGCTCAACCTGCGCGTGGGCGACGCCGAGGGCATGTTCGAGGCCGACAACGAGGAGCACCCCAAGGGCAAGCTGGTGGCGCCGCTGGTGGCCACCGTCACCATCCTGGACGACGACCACGCCGGCATCTTCGGGTTCCGCGAGCGCTCGGTGCGCGTCAGCGAGTGCCAGGGCAAGGTGGAGGTGACGGTGGTGCGCAGCTCCGGCGCCCGCGGCACCGTCATGGTGCCCTTCAGGACCGTCGAGGGGACCGCCCGCGGCGGGGGCGTCGACTACGAGGACGCCAGCGGGGAGCTCGAGTTCCGAAACGACGAGACGGCGTGAGGAGAACGGGGGGGACGGGtcatggatggatggatggatggatggatggatgggtgaaGGATGGATCATGGATGGATGGATCACGGATGGTGGATGGATCATGGATGGGTGGGTGAAGGATGGATCATGGATGGATCATGGATGGGTCATAGATGGATCGTGGATGGATcgtgggtggatggatggatgatggatggatggatggatgaagggtggatgatggatggatggatccTGGATGGATcctggatggatggatgatggatggatgatTGATGGATGGGTGAAGGGTGGATGATGGATGGAtcatggatggatggatgggtgaaGGATGGATCATGGATGGATGgtggatggatgatggatgggTGAAGAATGGATCCCGGATGGATGGAtcatggatggatggatggatggacggatCAGGGATGGAtcatggatggatggatggacggatcagggatggatggatggatgaaggGTGGATTgtggatggatgatggatgggTGAAGAATGGATCCCGGATGGATGGATCATGGATGGTGGATGGATCATGGATGGATGGGTGAAGGATCATGGATGGATGAGTGAaagatggatggatgatggatggatcatggacagatggatggatggatgggtgaaGGATGGAtcatggatggatggatggatcatggatggatggatcatggatggatggatgggtgaaGGACGGATGGATGGAAATGCAAGAAGAGGGTTGGGTCACTGGTTGGATGGGTGGATGATGACGATGatgacgatgatgatgatgatgatgatgatgatgacgatgatgacgatgatgatgatgatgatgatgatgacgatgatgatggtgatggtgACCACGTGTCCCGCCCCAGGAAGACGCTGCAGGTGAAGATCGTGGATGACGAGGAGTACGAGAAGAAGGAGAACTTCTTCATCGAGCTGGGCGCGCCGCGCTGGCTCAAGCGCGGCATCTCGGGTACGGGGACACCCAGGGGTCACCCAGGGGTCACCCAGGGGTCACGGGGGCCACCCAGGGGTCACTGGGCCACTGCAGGGCCACCTAGGGGTCACAGGGGCCACCAAGGGGTCACGGGGGCCACTGAGGGGTCACGGGGCCACTGTGGGGCCACCCAGGGGTCACAGGGGCCACCAAGGGGTCACGGGACCACTGTGGGGTCACGAGGCCACCGATGGGTCATGGGGGCCACCAAGGGGTCACAGGGGCCACCAGGGAGTCATGGGGGCCACCGAGGGGTCACAGGGCCACCGAGGGGTCATGGGGCCACTGCAGGGCCACTGTTGGGTCATGGGGGCCACCAAGGGGTCACAGGGGCCACCCAGGGGTCACGGGGGCCACCGAGGGTTCACGGGACCACTGTGGGGCCACCTGGGGGTCACAGGGGCCACCGAGGGGTCACAGGGGCCACCGAGGGGTCACGGGGCCACTGAGAGGTCACGGGGGCCACCGAGGGGTAATGGGGGCCACCAAGGGGTCACAGGGGCCACCAGGGAGTCATGGGGGCCACCGAGGGGTCACGGGGCCACCGAGGGGTCATGGGGCCACTGCAGGGCCACTAATGGGTCACGGGGTCACCGAGGGGTCATGGGAGCCACTGAGGGGTCACAGGGGCCACTGAGGGGTCACGGGGGCCACCAAGAGGTCATGGGGCCACTGCAGGGCCACTGATGGGTCACGGGGCCACCAAGGGGTCACAGGGGCCACCACGGGGTCACGGGGCCACCGAGGGGTCACGGGGCTCTCACcactgtcccctcctgtccccacagctctgctgctcgCCCAAGGTAGGAGCCTTCGGCCTCGGCCCCGGACGCGCCCCGTGACCGTGGATGTCCCCGTGACCGTGtatgtccccgtgtccccaccACGTGTCCTCATGGCCCCGTGGCCCTCACGGcgtccccaaagtgtccccatccccatgaCCCCCAttgtgtccccgtgtccctctgtgtgtccccatcccaaTGTCCCTCtggtgtccccgtgtcccctcttgtgtccccatgtccccatgtcccctgttgtgtcccagtgtccccatccccatgaCCCCCattgtgtccctgtgtccccctgggtgtccccatgACTCCTGGGTGTCCCCATGACCCCCATTGTGTCCCCATGACCCCCGTTGTGTCCCTGTTGTGTCCCCATGacccctgggtgtccccatgACCCCCGTTGTGTCCCCATGACCCCTGTTGTGTCCCTGTTGTGTCCCCATGacccctgggtgtccccatgACCCCCGTTGTGTCCCTGTTGTGTCCCCATGACCTCTGGGTGTCCCCATGACCCCCGTTGTGTCCCTGTTGTGTCCCCATGACCCCCGTTGTGTCCCCATGACCCCATGACCCCTGTTGTGTCCCTGTTGTGTCCCCATGacccctgggtgtccccatgACCCCTCTTGTGTCCCCATGACCCCTCTTGTGTCCCCATAACCCCTGTTGTGTCCCCATGACCCCCGTTGTGTCCCTGGTGTGTCCCCATGACCCCCGTTGTGTCCCTGGTGTGTCCCTATGACCCCTGTTGTGTCCCTGTTGTGTCCCCATGACTCCTGGGTGTCCCCATGACCCCCCTTGTGTCCTCATGACCCCCGTTGTGTCCCTGTTGTGTCCCCATGacccctgggtgtccccatgacccctggg contains:
- the SLC8A2 gene encoding sodium/calcium exchanger 2 isoform X1; protein product: MAAVGAAAAAWLLVAPRLSGASPDGSATNGTCRGSARCQPGVLLPVWQPDEPAAGDKAARAIVYFVAMMYLFLGVSIIADRFMASIEVITSREKEITVTKANGETSVGTVRIWNETVSNLTLMALGSSAPEILLSLIEVCGHRFQAGELGPGTIVGSAAFNMFVVIAVCVYAIPAGESRRIKHLRVFFVTASWSIFAYIWLYLILAVITPGVVQVWEAFLTLLFFPACVVFAWAADKRLLFYKYVYKRYRADPRSGIIIGAEAERPPKDVEADGGFPAAPAPPEPEGSAASPSPTPEERELDESRREVIQILKDLKQKHPEKELEQLVDAANYVALVHQQKSRAFYRIQATRLMTGAGNVLKKHAAEAARRSPAAPGEDDEEEEEDEACSRIFFEPCLYHCLENCGSVTLAVACEQGVGANQTFYVDFRTEDGSAKAGSDYEYSEGTLIFKPGETRKELAIGIIDDDIFEEDEHFFVRLLNLRVGDAEGMFEADNEEHPKGKLVAPLVATVTILDDDHAGIFGFRERSVRVSECQGKVEVTVVRSSGARGTVMVPFRTVEGTARGGGVDYEDASGELEFRNDETAKTLQVKIVDDEEYEKKENFFIELGAPRWLKRGISALLLAQGDGERALSAEEEEARRIADMGKPILGENRRLEVVIEESYDFKNTVDKLMKKTNLATVIGTHSWREQFLEAVTVSAGDEDDEDEGREERLPSCFDYVMHFLTVFWKVLFACVPPTALLGGWAAFGVSILLLALLTALIGDLAAHFGCTLGLKDSVNAVVFVALGTSIPDTFASRVAALQDPCADASIGNVTGSNAVNVFLGLGLAWSVAAVYWAAQGRPFLVPPGTLAFPVTLFTIFAFLAIGVLLYRRRAPIGGELGGPRAPKVLTAALFLLLWLLYVLFASLEAYCHIQGF
- the SLC8A2 gene encoding sodium/calcium exchanger 2 isoform X2, with amino-acid sequence MAAVGAAAAAWLLVAPRLSGASPDGSATNGTCRGSARCQPGVLLPVWQPDEPAAGDKAARAIVYFVAMMYLFLGVSIIADRFMASIEVITSREKEITVTKANGETSVGTVRIWNETVSNLTLMALGSSAPEILLSLIEVCGHRFQAGELGPGTIVGSAAFNMFVVIAVCVYAIPAGESRRIKHLRVFFVTASWSIFAYIWLYLILAVITPGVVQVWEAFLTLLFFPACVVFAWAADKRLLFYKYVYKRYRADPRSGIIIGAEAERPPKDVEADGGFPAAPAPPEPEGSAASPSPTPEERELDESRREVIQILKDLKQKHPEKELEQLVDAANYVALVHQQKSRAFYRIQATRLMTGAGNVLKKHAAEAARRSPAAPGEDDEEEEEDEACSRIFFEPCLYHCLENCGSVTLAVACEQGVGANQTFYVDFRTEDGSAKAGSDYEYSEGTLIFKPGETRKELAIGIIDDDIFEEDEHFFVRLLNLRVGDAEGMFEADNEEHPKGKLVAPLVATVTILDDDHAGIFGFRERSVRVSECQGKVEVTVVRSSGARGTVMVPFRTVEGTARGGGVDYEDASGELEFRNDETAKTLQVKIVDDEEYEKKENFFIELGAPRWLKRGISALLLAQGDGERALSAEEEEARRIADMGKPILGENRRLEVVIEESYDFKNTVDKLMKKTNLATVIGTHSWREQFLEAVTVSAGDEDDEDEGREERLPSCFDYVMHFLTVFWKVLFACVPPTALLGGWAAFGVSILLLALLTALIGDLAAHFGCTLGLKDSVNAVVFVALGTSIPGEGTPWGHRGDIMGTLGCHGDIMGTSWG